In a genomic window of Cynocephalus volans isolate mCynVol1 chromosome 1, mCynVol1.pri, whole genome shotgun sequence:
- the STK16 gene encoding serine/threonine-protein kinase 16: MGHALCVCSRGTVIIDNKRYLFIQKLGEGGFSYVDLVEGLHDGHFYALKRILCHEQQDREEAQREADMHRLFHHPNILRLVAYCLRERGAKHEAWLLLPFFKRGTLWNEIERLKDKGNFLTEDQILQLLLGICRGLEAIHAKGYAHRDLKPTNILIGDEGQPVLMDLGSMNQAYIHVEGSRQALALQDWAAQRCTISYRAPELFSVQSDCVIDERTDVWSLGCVLYAMMFGEGPYDMVFQKGDSVALAVQNQLSIPPSSRHSSALRQLLASMMTVDPQQRPHIPLLLSQLEALQPQAAGQHTTQI; the protein is encoded by the exons ATGGGCCACGCGTTGTGTGTCTGCTCTCGGGGAACTGTCATCATTGACAATAAGCGTTACCTCTTCATCCAGAAACTGGGGGAGGG TGGGTTCAGCTATGTGGATCTAGTGGAGGGGTTACATGATGGACACTTCTACGCCCTGAAGCGAATCCTGTGTCATGAGCAACAGGACCGGGAGGAGGCCCAGCGAGAAGCGGACATGCATCGCCTCTTCCATCACCCCAACATCCTTCGCCTTGTGGCTTACTGTCTGAGGGAGCGGGGCGCTAAGCATGAAGCCTGGCTGCTGCTACCCTTCTTTAAA AGAGGTACGCTGTGGAATGAGATAGAAAGGCTGAAGGACAAAGGCAACTTCCTGACTGAGGATCAAATCCTTCAGCTGCTGCTGGGTATCTGCAGAGGCCTTGAGGCCATTCATGCCAAGGGTTATGCCCACAG GGACCTGAAACCCACCAATATCTTGATTGGAGATGAGGGGCAGCCAGTTTTAATGGACTTGGGTTCCATGAATCAAGCATACATTCATGTGGAGGGCTCCCGTCAGGCCCTGGCCCTGCAG GACTGGGCAGCCCAGCGGTGCACCATCTCCTACCGGGCCCCGGAGCTCTTCTCCGTGCAGAGTGACTGTGTCATCGATGAGCGGACTGATGTCTGG TCCCTAGGCTGCGTGCTATATGCCATGATGTTTGGGGAAGGCCCTTATGACATGGTGTTCCAGAAGGGTGATAGTGTGgcccttgctgtgcagaaccaACTCAGCATCCCGCCAAGCTCAAG GCATTCTTCAGCATTGCGGCAGCTGCTGGCTTCGATGATGACTGTGGACCCCCAGCAGCGCCCTCACATTCCTCTCCTCCTCAGTCAGTTGGAGGCACTGCAGCCCCAAGCTGCTGGCCAGCACACTACCCAAATCTGA
- the LOC134377935 gene encoding tubulin alpha-4A chain isoform X2, which produces MGNACWELYCLEHGIQPDGQMPSDKTIGGGDDSFTTFFCETGAGKHVPRAVFVDLEPTVIDEIRNGPYRQLFHPEQLITGKEDAANNYARGHYTIGKEIIDPVLDRIRKLSDQCTGLQGFLVFHSFGGGTGSGFTSLLMERLSVDYGKKSKLEFSIYPAPQVSTAVVEPYNSILTTHTTLEHSDCAFMVDNEAIYDICRRNLDIERPTYTNLNRLISQIVSSITASLRFDGALNVDLTEFQTNLVPYPRIHFPLATYAPVISAEKAYHEQLSVAEITNACFEPANQMVKCDPRHGKYMACCLLYRGDVVPKDVNAAIAAIKTKRSIQFVDWCPTGFKVGINYQPPTVVPGGDLAKVQRAVCMLSNTTAIAEAWARLDHKFDLMYAKRAFVHWYVGEGMEEGEFSEAREDMAALEKDYEEVGIDSYEDEDEGEE; this is translated from the exons ATGGGCAATGCCTGCTGGGAGCTCTACTGTCTGGAACACGGGATTCAGCCCGATGGGCAGATGCCCAGTGACAAGACCATTGGTGGAGGGGACGACTCCTTCACCACCTTCTTCTGTGAAACTGGAGCTGGAAAACATGTGCCCCGGGCAGTTTTTGTGGATCTGGAGCCCACTGTTATTG ATGAGATCCGAAATGGCCCATACCGACAGCTCTTTCACCCAGAGCAGCTCATCACTGGAAAAGAGGATGCCGCTAACAACTATGCCCGTGGTCACTATACCATTGGCAAGGAGATCATCGACCCGGTACTGGACCGGATCCGCAAGCTG TCTGACCAGTGCACAGGACTTCAAGGTTTCCTGGTGTTCCACAGCTTTGGAGGGGGCACGGGCTCTGGCTTCACCTCGCTCCTGATGGAGCGGCTCTCTGTTGACTACGGCAAGAAATCCAAGCTGGAGTTCTCCATCTACCCAGCTCCCCAAGTGTCCACAGCCGTGGTCGAACCCTACAACTCCATCCTGACCACCCACACCACCCTGGAGCACTCAGACTGTGCCTTCATGGTGGACAACGAGGCCATCTATGACATCTGCCGCCGCAACCTGGACATCGAGCGCCCAACCTACACCAACCTCAACCGCCTCATCAGCCAAATCGTCTCCTCCATCACAGCTTCTCTGCGCTTCGACGGGGCCCTCAATGTGGACTTGACAGAGTTCCAGACCAACCTGGTGCCCTACCCTCGCATCCACTTCCCCCTGGCCACCTACGCGCCAGTCATCTCTGCAGAGAAGGCCTATCATGAGCAGCTGTCGGTGGCAGAGATCACCAATGCCTGCTTCGAGCCTGCCAACCAGATGGTGAAGTGCGATCCCCGGCATGGCAAGTACATGGCCTGCTGCTTGCTGTACCGTGGAGATGTGGTGCCCAAGGATGTCAACGCCGCCATCGCCGCCATCAAGACCAAGCGCAGCATCCAGTTTGTGGACTGGTGCCCCACAGGCTTCAAGGTTGGTATCAACTACCAGCCGCCCACTGTGGTGCCTGGAGGTGACCTGGCCAAGGTGCAGCGTGCCGTGTGCATGCTGAGCAACACGACCGCCATCGCTGAGGCCTGGGCCCGCCTGGACCACAAGTTTGACCTGATGTATGCCAAGAGGGCGTTTGTGCACTGGTATGTGGGCGAGGGCATGGAGGAGGGTGAGTTTTCTGAGGCCCGGGAGGATATGGCTGCCCTGGAGAAGGATTACGAGGAAGTAGGCATCGACTCCtatgaggatgaggatgagggAGAAGAATAG
- the LOC134377935 gene encoding tubulin alpha-4A chain isoform X1: MRECISVHVGQAGVQMGNACWELYCLEHGIQPDGQMPSDKTIGGGDDSFTTFFCETGAGKHVPRAVFVDLEPTVIDEIRNGPYRQLFHPEQLITGKEDAANNYARGHYTIGKEIIDPVLDRIRKLSDQCTGLQGFLVFHSFGGGTGSGFTSLLMERLSVDYGKKSKLEFSIYPAPQVSTAVVEPYNSILTTHTTLEHSDCAFMVDNEAIYDICRRNLDIERPTYTNLNRLISQIVSSITASLRFDGALNVDLTEFQTNLVPYPRIHFPLATYAPVISAEKAYHEQLSVAEITNACFEPANQMVKCDPRHGKYMACCLLYRGDVVPKDVNAAIAAIKTKRSIQFVDWCPTGFKVGINYQPPTVVPGGDLAKVQRAVCMLSNTTAIAEAWARLDHKFDLMYAKRAFVHWYVGEGMEEGEFSEAREDMAALEKDYEEVGIDSYEDEDEGEE; this comes from the exons CGTGAATGCATCTCAGTCCATGTGGGGCAAGCAGGTGTCCAAATGGGCAATGCCTGCTGGGAGCTCTACTGTCTGGAACACGGGATTCAGCCCGATGGGCAGATGCCCAGTGACAAGACCATTGGTGGAGGGGACGACTCCTTCACCACCTTCTTCTGTGAAACTGGAGCTGGAAAACATGTGCCCCGGGCAGTTTTTGTGGATCTGGAGCCCACTGTTATTG ATGAGATCCGAAATGGCCCATACCGACAGCTCTTTCACCCAGAGCAGCTCATCACTGGAAAAGAGGATGCCGCTAACAACTATGCCCGTGGTCACTATACCATTGGCAAGGAGATCATCGACCCGGTACTGGACCGGATCCGCAAGCTG TCTGACCAGTGCACAGGACTTCAAGGTTTCCTGGTGTTCCACAGCTTTGGAGGGGGCACGGGCTCTGGCTTCACCTCGCTCCTGATGGAGCGGCTCTCTGTTGACTACGGCAAGAAATCCAAGCTGGAGTTCTCCATCTACCCAGCTCCCCAAGTGTCCACAGCCGTGGTCGAACCCTACAACTCCATCCTGACCACCCACACCACCCTGGAGCACTCAGACTGTGCCTTCATGGTGGACAACGAGGCCATCTATGACATCTGCCGCCGCAACCTGGACATCGAGCGCCCAACCTACACCAACCTCAACCGCCTCATCAGCCAAATCGTCTCCTCCATCACAGCTTCTCTGCGCTTCGACGGGGCCCTCAATGTGGACTTGACAGAGTTCCAGACCAACCTGGTGCCCTACCCTCGCATCCACTTCCCCCTGGCCACCTACGCGCCAGTCATCTCTGCAGAGAAGGCCTATCATGAGCAGCTGTCGGTGGCAGAGATCACCAATGCCTGCTTCGAGCCTGCCAACCAGATGGTGAAGTGCGATCCCCGGCATGGCAAGTACATGGCCTGCTGCTTGCTGTACCGTGGAGATGTGGTGCCCAAGGATGTCAACGCCGCCATCGCCGCCATCAAGACCAAGCGCAGCATCCAGTTTGTGGACTGGTGCCCCACAGGCTTCAAGGTTGGTATCAACTACCAGCCGCCCACTGTGGTGCCTGGAGGTGACCTGGCCAAGGTGCAGCGTGCCGTGTGCATGCTGAGCAACACGACCGCCATCGCTGAGGCCTGGGCCCGCCTGGACCACAAGTTTGACCTGATGTATGCCAAGAGGGCGTTTGTGCACTGGTATGTGGGCGAGGGCATGGAGGAGGGTGAGTTTTCTGAGGCCCGGGAGGATATGGCTGCCCTGGAGAAGGATTACGAGGAAGTAGGCATCGACTCCtatgaggatgaggatgagggAGAAGAATAG